One region of Salvia miltiorrhiza cultivar Shanhuang (shh) chromosome 3, IMPLAD_Smil_shh, whole genome shotgun sequence genomic DNA includes:
- the LOC131016180 gene encoding BTB/POZ and MATH domain-containing protein 2-like — MGRFYKDTADPSSSLTSSPAETTSTSKTETVNGSHDFKITGYSLSKGIGIGKYIASDTFMVGGYSWAVYFYPDGKSAEDNATYVSLFIALASEGTDVRALFELTLLDQSGRERHKVHSHFGRALETGPYTLKYRGSMWGYKRFYKRTALEASDYLKDDCLHVHCCVGVVKSRTEGPKIYSIPVSPSNIGLHFGQLLEGGKGTDVNFEVDGETFSAHKLVLAARSPVFRAQLYGPMKDQNTECIKIEDVEAPVFKALLHWMYWDALPDFEELTGLNSKGASTLMSQHLLAAADRYGLDRLRLLCEANLCEDVAINTVATTLALAEQHHCFQLKSVCLKFVALPENLRAVMQTDGFDYLKESCPHVLTELLEYVARINEHSIAVGKLGIEGILDGGDVNGRRVKQRM; from the exons ATGGGCAGGTTTTACAAGGACACAGCGGATCCCTCGTCGTCGTTAACGTCCTCTCCGGCGGAGACAACGTCAACGTCGAAGACGGAGACGGTTAATGGCTCCCACGATTTTAAGATCACGGGGTATTCGTTGTCGAAGGGAATTGGGATTGGGAAGTACATAGCGTCGGATACGTTTATGGTTGGTGGGTATTCGTGGGCAGTTTACTTTTATCCTGATGGAAAGAGTGCGGAGGATAATGCTACTTATGTTTCGCTTTTCATCGCGTTAGCTAGTGAAGGCACCGACGTCAGGGCACTCTTTGAGCTGACTCTCTTGGATCAAAGTGGAAGGGAGAGGCACAAAGTTCATAGCCATTTCGGTAGGGCGTTGGAGACAGGACCGTATACTCTTAAATACAGAGGCAGCATGTG GGGTTACAAACGGTTTTACAAAAGAACTGCTCTGGAAGCATCTGATTACCTGAAGGATGATTGCCTTCACGTCCATTGCTGTGTTGGTGTTGTTAAATCGCGCACAGAGGGACCTAAGATCTACTCGATTCCAGTTTCCCCATCAAATATTGGCCTACATTTTGGGCAGCTGCTAGAAGGTGGAAAAGGGACTGATGTAAATTTCGAagttgatggagaaactttttCTGCACACAAGTTAGTTCTTGCTGCTCGATCGCCCGTCTTTAGAGCTCAATTATATGGTCCAATGAAGGATCAAAATACGGAGTGTATAAAGATTGAAGACGTGGAGGCACCTGTATTTAAG GCCCTGCTTCATTGGATGTATTGGGATGCACTTCCTGATTTTGAAGAGCTTACTGGACTGAACTCAAAAGGGGCCTCAACCTTGATGTCTCAGCATCTGCTTGCTGCGGCTGATCGGTATGGTTTAGATAGGTTGAGGTTGCTCTGTGAAGCTAACCTTTGTGAGGATGTCGCTATCAACACTGTTGCAACCACATTAGCACTTGCAGAACAACACCACTGTTTCCAGCTGAAATCTGTCTGTCTCAAATTTGTCGCACTTCCTGAAAATCTTAGAG CTGTCATGCAGACAGATGGTTTTGACTACCTTAAAGAAAGCTGTCCACATGTGCTCACTGAGTTATTGGAGTACGTTGCCAGGATCAATGAACACTCTATTGCTGTTGGGAAGCTAGGGATCGAAGGTATTCTAGATGGAGGGGATGTCAATGGTAGACGCGTCAAACAACGAATGTGA
- the LOC131016181 gene encoding putative dynamin-related protein 4A — translation MQEGIQLPIIVVVGDQSSGKSSVLESLAGIRLPRGDDICTRVPLIMRLKNHPSPEPQLSLEFNGRSVQIDEANVVDEIMYTTQEIEGKWKGISNTPLTLVVKKKGVPDLTMIDLPEITRVPVKGQPLRQKPHRQRDL, via the coding sequence ATGCAGGAAGGCATCCAGCTCCCCATCATCGTCGTCGTCGGCGATCAGTCCTCCGGCAAATCCAGCGTCCTCGAATCCCTCGCCGGCATCCGCCTTCCCCGCGGCGATGACATCTGCACCAGAGTCCCTCTCATCATGAGGCTCAAGAATCACCCGAGCCCCGAGCCTCAGCTCTCCCTCGAATTCAACGGCAGATCCGTTCAAATCGACGAAGCCAACGTCGTCGACGAGATCATGTACACCACTCAGGAAATCGAAGGCAAATGGAAGGGGATCTCCAACACCCCCTTGACTCTCGTCGTCAAGAAAAAAGGCGTCCCCGACCTCACCATGATCGATCTCCCCGAAATCACTAGGGTTCCAGTCAAGGGCCAACCTCTGCGTCAGAAACCGCATCGGCAACGAGACTTATGA
- the LOC131016182 gene encoding sm-like protein LSM2, with protein sequence MLFFSYFKDLVGREVTVELKNDLAIRGTLHSVDQYLNIKLENTRVVDQDKYPHMLSVRNCFIRGSVVRYVQLPPEGVDVELLHDATRREARGG encoded by the exons ATG TTGTTCTTCTCGTATTTCAAGGATTTGGTGGGGAGAGAAGTAACGGTGGAATTGAAGAACGATTTAGCGATTAGAGGGACTCTACATTCAGTGGATCAATATCTCAACATTAAGCTGGAGAATACTAGGGTTGTTGATCAAGACAAGTACCCCCATATG CTTTCAGTGCGAAACTGCTTCATCCGGGGATCTGTGGTCCGATATGTCCAATTGCCACCTGAGGGAGTTGATGTCGAGCTTCTGCATGATGCCACCAGAAGAGAAGCACGCGGTGGCTAA
- the LOC131016183 gene encoding uncharacterized protein LOC131016183 isoform X1 has protein sequence MEAQIGQKDWHCSHVFKISIFLPHSISMDSIDNLSKTLETSSKRHRCAACFKQYKKKEHLIEHMKISYHSTHQPKCDICQKHCKSFESLKEHTTGPLSKRKCSEVFSKRGCSLCMRIFESSVFLSEHQQVCRLPAPTPLGLCTESQIYDPPLVIEHERGSRPEAVAIDCAMVGGGSDGSLDLCVRVCLVDEDEKLIFHTYVLPQIPITNYRYEVTGITEDHLKDAMPLKEVQDKILYILNNGESIGILRLNGGKARVLVGHGLEHDLYRLRMNYPDHLLRDTAKYPPLMKTNLVSHSLKYLANTYLGYHMQSELHDPYQNCVSAMRLYKRLRSQKHPTKAKELLLTCRNRTNGYDSFKYKEIESMSANELFDISKSNYRCWCLD, from the exons ATGGAAGCCCAAATCGGGCAAAAAGATTGGCATTGCTCCCACGTGTTCAAAATTTCCATTTTTCTTCCTCATTCCATTTCCATGGATTCTATCGACAATCTTTCCAAAACCCTAGAGACTTCGTCGAAGAG GCATAGATGTGCAGCATGTTTCAAGCAATACAAGAAAAAGGAACATCTTATCGAACATATGAAGATCTCATATCACTCTACTCACCAACCTAAATGTGACATATGCCAAAAGCATTGCAAATCGTTTGAATCATTGAAGGAGCACACAACTG GCCCACTTTCGAAAAGGAAATGCTCCGAAGTTTTCTCCAAAAGAGGTTGTAGCCTTTGTATGAGAATTTTCGAAAGCTCAGTTTTCCTCAGTGAACACCAGCAAGTGTGTCGCCTACCTGCCCCTACACCCTTG GGACTTTGCACGGAATCTCAAATCTACGATCCTCCGTTAGTCATTGAACACGAGCGTGGAAGTCGTCCCGAGGCTGTTGCTATTGATTGTGCAATGGTTGGTGGTGGAAGTGACGGATCACTTGATCTGTGTGTGAGGGTATGCCTTGTCGATGAGGATGAGAAACTTATTTTCCACACTTATGTTCTGCCTCAAATTCCTATTACCAATTATAG GTATGAGGTCACGGGGATTACAGAGGACCATCTAAAAGATGCCATGCCGCTTAAGGAAGTGCAAGATAAGATTCTGTATATTCTCAACAATGGAGAGTCGATTGGGATATTACGCTTGAATGGTGGAAAGGCTAGAGTTCTTGTTGGTCATGGCCTCGAGCATGACTTATATCGCCTAAGAATGAATTATCCCGATCATTTACTTAG AGATACAGCGAAGTACCCTCCATTAATGAAGACGAATCTCGTGAGCCACTCGCTTAAATACCTAGCCAACACCTATCTTGG GTACCATATGCAGTCGGAGTTGCACGATCCGTATCAAAACTGTGTATCTGCGATGAGGTTATACAAGAGATTGCGCTCCCAAAAGCACCCAACAAAAGCAAAAGAGCTTCTGTTGACTTGTCGGAATCGGACAAATGGTTATGATTCATTCAAGTACAAGGAAATTGAGAGTATGTCTGCAAACGAGCTCTTTGatatctcaaaatcaaattataGGTGTTGGTGTTTGGATTAG
- the LOC131016183 gene encoding uncharacterized protein LOC131016183 isoform X2, producing MEAQIGQKDWHCSHVFKISIFLPHSISMDSIDNLSKTLETSSKRHRCAACFKQYKKKEHLIEHMKISYHSTHQPKCDICQKHCKSFESLKEHTTGPLSKRKCSEVFSKRGCSLCMRIFESSVFLSEHQQVCRLPAPTPLGLCTESQIYDPPLVIEHERGSRPEAVAIDCAMVGGGSDGSLDLCVRVCLVDEDEKLIFHTYVLPQIPITNYRYEVTGITEDHLKDAMPLKEVQDKILYILNNGESIGILRLNGGKARVLVGHGLEHDLYRLRMNYPDHLLRYHMQSELHDPYQNCVSAMRLYKRLRSQKHPTKAKELLLTCRNRTNGYDSFKYKEIESMSANELFDISKSNYRCWCLD from the exons ATGGAAGCCCAAATCGGGCAAAAAGATTGGCATTGCTCCCACGTGTTCAAAATTTCCATTTTTCTTCCTCATTCCATTTCCATGGATTCTATCGACAATCTTTCCAAAACCCTAGAGACTTCGTCGAAGAG GCATAGATGTGCAGCATGTTTCAAGCAATACAAGAAAAAGGAACATCTTATCGAACATATGAAGATCTCATATCACTCTACTCACCAACCTAAATGTGACATATGCCAAAAGCATTGCAAATCGTTTGAATCATTGAAGGAGCACACAACTG GCCCACTTTCGAAAAGGAAATGCTCCGAAGTTTTCTCCAAAAGAGGTTGTAGCCTTTGTATGAGAATTTTCGAAAGCTCAGTTTTCCTCAGTGAACACCAGCAAGTGTGTCGCCTACCTGCCCCTACACCCTTG GGACTTTGCACGGAATCTCAAATCTACGATCCTCCGTTAGTCATTGAACACGAGCGTGGAAGTCGTCCCGAGGCTGTTGCTATTGATTGTGCAATGGTTGGTGGTGGAAGTGACGGATCACTTGATCTGTGTGTGAGGGTATGCCTTGTCGATGAGGATGAGAAACTTATTTTCCACACTTATGTTCTGCCTCAAATTCCTATTACCAATTATAG GTATGAGGTCACGGGGATTACAGAGGACCATCTAAAAGATGCCATGCCGCTTAAGGAAGTGCAAGATAAGATTCTGTATATTCTCAACAATGGAGAGTCGATTGGGATATTACGCTTGAATGGTGGAAAGGCTAGAGTTCTTGTTGGTCATGGCCTCGAGCATGACTTATATCGCCTAAGAATGAATTATCCCGATCATTTACTTAG GTACCATATGCAGTCGGAGTTGCACGATCCGTATCAAAACTGTGTATCTGCGATGAGGTTATACAAGAGATTGCGCTCCCAAAAGCACCCAACAAAAGCAAAAGAGCTTCTGTTGACTTGTCGGAATCGGACAAATGGTTATGATTCATTCAAGTACAAGGAAATTGAGAGTATGTCTGCAAACGAGCTCTTTGatatctcaaaatcaaattataGGTGTTGGTGTTTGGATTAG
- the LOC131016184 gene encoding uncharacterized protein At4g37920-like: MACKLSLFSSTLSLIHPEISPHSAKLPLQLPISQNFQSFTAAKSRRTEDAWQFCATASGTEVEVEVAEGYTITQFIDKIIDVFLNEKPKSRDWKKYLIFREEWGKYRQKFYNRCKTRADSEKDSHIKQKLVDLSRRVRKIDEEMEKHTALLKEIQDSPMDINAIVAKRRGDFTDSFFRHLTLVSETYDSLEDRDAVARLGTRCLSAVSAFDNTLEIVGTLDIAQAKFDDILNSPSIDAACEKIKSLAKAKELDSSLILLINGAWSAAKESATMKNEVKDIMYRIYKATQSSLRSIVPQEIKLLKYLLNITDPEERFSALATAFSPGDEHDIKQPNAIYTTPKELHKWIKIMLDAYHLNMEETEIREAKKMDQPIVIQRLFILKETIEEEYLERNVKAEMGASSEDK, encoded by the exons ATGGCCTGTAAACTCTCGCTCTTCAgctccactctctctctaatcCATCCAGAAATATCTCCACATTCTGCAAAATTACCACTTCAGTTAccaatttctcaaaattttcaaagctttacAGCTGCAAAATCGAGAAGAACCGAAG ATGCGTGGCAGTTTTGCGCTACTGCATCTGGAACGGAGGTTGAGGTTGAAGTTGCAGAGGGGTACACGATAACCCAATTTATTGATAAGATCATCGACGTTTTCCTGAACGAGAAACCTAAGTCTAGAGATTGGAAGAAATACTTGATTTTCAGAGAGGAGTGGGGCAAGTATCGGCAGAAATTTTATAATCGGTGTAAAACCCGCGCCGATTCTGAAAAGGATTCACATATTAAGCAAAAATTGGTAGACTTGTCGAGGAGAGTTAGAAAG ATTGATGAAGAAATGGAAAAGCATACTGCACTGTTAAAAGAGATACAAGATAGTCCCATGGATATCAATGCTATTGTAGCAAAGAGACGTGGTGATTTTACAGACAGTTTCTTTCGTCATCTCACTTTGGTCTCAGAAACCTATGACAGCTTGGAAGACCGAGATG CGGTTGCAAGGCTGGGGACTCGATGCTTATCAGCAGTCAGCGCTTTCGATAATACTCTGGAGATTGTGGGTACATTAGACATTGCCCAGGCTAAGTTCGATGACATCTTAAATTCCCCTTCAATAGATGCAGCATGTGAGAAAATAAAAAGCCTTGCCAAGGCAAAAGAGCTTGACTCTTCTTTAATTCTATTGATAAATGGCGCTTGGTCAGCAGCAAAGGAGTCAGCAACGATGAAAAATGAG GTCAAAGATATAATGTACCGTATATACAAGGCAACACAGAGTAGTTTGAGGAGTATTGTGCCACAAGAAATTAAACTGCTGAAGTATTTGCTGAACATCACAGATCCTGAAGAGAGATTTTCGGCATTGGCTACCGCTTTCTCCCCTGGTGAtgaacatgatatcaaacaaCCAAATGCTATATACAC AACTCCAAAGGAGCTGCACAAGTGGATTAAGATCATGCTTGATGCATACCATCTCAATATGGAAGAGACTGAAATTAGGGAAGCCAAGAAAATGGACCAACCTATTGTTATTCAGAGACTTTTCATCCTTAAAGAAACTATAGAAGAGGAGTACTTGGAGCGAAATGTCAAAGCAGAGATGGGCGCAAGCTCAGAAGACAAATAA